In bacterium 336/3, the following proteins share a genomic window:
- a CDS encoding polyprenyl synthetase codes for MPLNIDDIQAPIQQEMNLFEKKFRSFMQSKVFLLDTITHYIVKRKGKQMRPMFVFLTAGACGGITEKTYRGASLIELLHTATLVHDDVVDDSMYRRGFFSINALWKNKIAVLVGDYLLSRGLLLSVDNGDFDLLQYVSTAVREMSEGELLQIAKARKLDITEEIYFEVIRQKTASLIASCCAVGASSAGVSSETIEKAKLFGEKVGIAFQIKDDLFDYGDAEIGKPVGIDIKEKKMTLPLIHALSKASWLEKRNIIYLIKNKSHKSSAVAEVISFVKNKGGIEYAQEKMMNYYNEAVTLLHEFLPENTYRNSLAGLLQYTIERVK; via the coding sequence ATGCCTTTAAATATTGATGATATACAAGCTCCTATCCAACAAGAGATGAATCTTTTTGAAAAAAAGTTTCGTTCTTTTATGCAGAGCAAGGTTTTTTTGTTGGATACAATCACGCACTATATTGTAAAAAGAAAAGGAAAACAAATGAGACCTATGTTTGTATTCCTGACAGCTGGGGCTTGTGGAGGTATTACTGAAAAAACATATCGTGGAGCTTCTCTCATTGAACTTTTACATACAGCCACTCTTGTACACGACGATGTAGTAGACGATTCGATGTACAGAAGAGGCTTTTTCTCTATCAATGCTCTTTGGAAAAATAAAATCGCAGTATTAGTTGGTGATTATCTCCTTTCTCGTGGATTGCTTCTTTCTGTAGATAATGGCGATTTTGACCTGTTGCAATATGTTTCAACAGCTGTACGTGAAATGAGTGAAGGAGAACTTTTACAAATTGCTAAAGCTCGAAAACTAGATATTACAGAAGAAATATATTTTGAAGTAATCAGGCAAAAAACAGCCTCTTTGATAGCTTCTTGTTGTGCTGTGGGAGCAAGCTCGGCAGGGGTAAGCTCAGAAACTATTGAAAAAGCCAAACTTTTTGGCGAAAAAGTGGGCATTGCTTTCCAGATTAAAGACGATTTGTTTGACTATGGAGATGCTGAAATAGGAAAACCTGTTGGTATTGACATCAAAGAAAAGAAAATGACCTTACCACTCATTCATGCTCTTTCTAAGGCTTCGTGGCTCGAAAAACGCAATATTATTTACCTTATCAAAAATAAAAGCCATAAAAGCAGTGCTGTTGCTGAAGTCATTTCCTTTGTAAAAAACAAAGGAGGTATTGAGTACGCTCAAGAAAAAATGATGAATTATTACAACGAAGCAGTAACTCTTTTACACGAATTCCTACCCGAAAATACCTACCGAAACTCTCTTGCAGGCTTGCTGCAATACACGATTGAAAGGGTGAAATAA
- a CDS encoding glutamate racemase, translated as MLKNQKPVGIYDSGIGGLTVMKAVRNLLPNEDIIYFGDTAHLPYGDKSTEAIQSYSIKIANFLLSQECKVILIACNSASAAAYKLLKEYVGSKAHVLNVIDPMVSLVAEQYAQKTVGLIGTKQTVNSNVYAKKINDLQMGITLKSLATPLLAPMIEEGYAERNILNNVIADYLTNPTLEGIEALILGCTHYPLIMQSIQQFYEGKVAVLDSSAVVARSLRGLLEMQNMLNTQENKGTSQFYVSDYTQSFETTTQLFFGETVSLKHYPLWE; from the coding sequence ATGCTCAAAAACCAAAAGCCTGTTGGCATTTATGATAGTGGTATTGGTGGACTTACAGTGATGAAGGCTGTACGAAACTTGTTACCCAATGAAGATATTATTTATTTTGGAGATACAGCTCACTTGCCCTATGGCGACAAATCTACAGAGGCTATTCAATCTTATTCTATTAAAATTGCAAATTTTTTGCTTTCGCAAGAGTGTAAAGTGATTTTAATTGCCTGTAACTCAGCTTCTGCAGCAGCTTACAAACTTCTAAAAGAGTATGTAGGTAGCAAAGCCCATGTCCTCAATGTGATAGATCCGATGGTGAGCCTTGTGGCAGAACAGTATGCTCAAAAAACAGTAGGTTTGATAGGTACAAAACAGACCGTTAATTCTAATGTTTATGCCAAGAAAATCAATGATTTGCAAATGGGGATAACACTTAAATCGCTGGCTACGCCTTTGCTTGCTCCCATGATTGAAGAAGGTTATGCTGAAAGAAATATTTTAAACAATGTAATTGCTGACTATCTCACTAATCCCACATTAGAAGGCATAGAGGCTCTGATTTTGGGTTGTACTCATTATCCACTGATTATGCAATCTATTCAGCAGTTTTATGAAGGGAAAGTGGCTGTTTTGGACTCTTCGGCTGTGGTAGCTCGCTCACTGAGAGGTTTACTCGAAATGCAAAATATGCTCAATACACAAGAAAATAAAGGAACAAGTCAGTTTTATGTTTCAGATTATACACAATCGTTTGAAACAACGACACAACTATTTTTTGGAGAAACTGTAAGTTTGAAACATTATCCTTTGTGGGAGTAA
- a CDS encoding serine hydrolase, producing MKISLKFLAMLLLISNFSFGQDISKKIDSILKENYQKNPDIGISVGFIKNNEEYYITYGKLNKESQIDINRNSLFEIASITKILTSNLIAQAVIEDKLKLNDYIDNYLPKEYVLQKNLKNKIKISDLASHQSGLPDLDFGKLIALNPQQPVSNVTKKTLIDIINNCSELTDYGKYRYSTIGYTLLGQILEKVYGKSYEEIIRKKIIKPLRMKNTFTTDYNIKNTTKGYNPDGGVQEFFKWNITASAGLIKSNASDMITFLKAVLNKETKIGKAAIITEKIYYKDEKREMGLGTNIITDDNNTLYQKSGDSMGQSSILCYNRAKNWGIIILITQRNSKIRNNLLNEIYDTILK from the coding sequence ATGAAAATCTCATTAAAATTTTTAGCGATGCTTTTATTAATTAGCAACTTTTCTTTTGGACAAGACATCTCCAAAAAAATTGACTCAATATTAAAAGAAAATTATCAAAAAAATCCAGACATAGGTATTAGTGTCGGTTTTATCAAAAATAATGAAGAATATTATATCACATATGGTAAACTAAATAAAGAAAGTCAAATTGATATTAATAGAAACTCCTTATTTGAAATAGCATCTATTACTAAAATTTTGACATCCAATCTCATTGCACAGGCAGTCATTGAAGACAAATTAAAACTAAATGATTATATAGATAACTACCTTCCTAAGGAATACGTTTTGCAAAAAAATCTTAAGAATAAAATAAAAATTTCAGATTTGGCTTCTCATCAATCTGGATTACCCGATTTAGATTTTGGAAAGTTAATAGCATTAAATCCGCAACAACCAGTAAGTAATGTAACTAAAAAAACATTGATTGATATAATTAATAATTGTAGTGAACTAACTGATTATGGCAAATATCGCTATTCAACAATTGGCTATACATTACTTGGACAAATATTAGAAAAAGTGTACGGAAAAAGTTATGAAGAGATTATTAGAAAAAAGATAATAAAGCCGTTAAGAATGAAAAATACATTCACTACGGATTACAATATAAAAAATACAACTAAAGGTTATAATCCCGATGGAGGTGTTCAAGAGTTCTTCAAATGGAATATTACCGCATCTGCTGGATTAATAAAATCTAATGCTTCTGATATGATTACTTTTTTAAAAGCAGTCTTAAATAAGGAAACTAAAATTGGTAAAGCTGCCATCATTACGGAAAAAATATATTACAAAGATGAAAAAAGGGAAATGGGATTGGGTACAAACATCATAACAGATGACAATAATACACTTTATCAAAAATCAGGTGATTCTATGGGACAATCTTCAATACTATGTTACAATAGAGCTAAAAATTGGGGAATAATTATACTTATCACTCAAAGAAACTCAAAAATCAGAAATAACTTATTAAATGAAATTTATGATACTATTTTGAAATAA
- a CDS encoding 4-hydroxybutyrate CoA-transferase, with amino-acid sequence MAQYVSAEEALSVIKSGQRVFFHGVAANPRYMVKKFGEYVLNNNITDIEVLAFSPFGEFELADVKYDKHLKINALFVSDSLRPAVDDGRASYIPVFLSEVPELFLNDVLPTDVAIFNVSPPDSHGFCTLGVSVDAAISALKKAKVCIAQINPQMPRTHGDGFIHISKFKYAVEQEEALPEIPPLAISDVEMKIGKFCAGLIEDGSTLQMGIGGIPNAVLANLNNHKDLGIHTEMFSDGVVPLVESGVITGKYKVKHPGKVVACFVMGTKKVYDFIHDNPLVAMLDANYTNEDSVIRVNPKVIAINSAIEVDLLGQVCADTIGLRQYSGIGGQMDFIRGAALSPGGKPIIALPSTTNKGLSRITALLKNGASVTTTRAHVHYIVTEYGVAYLFGKNIKQRVKALIDIAHPNHREDLEKQAFERIKKFW; translated from the coding sequence ATGGCTCAATATGTTTCCGCCGAAGAGGCTTTATCAGTTATAAAATCAGGTCAGAGAGTTTTTTTTCATGGAGTGGCTGCCAACCCTCGTTATATGGTAAAAAAGTTTGGAGAGTATGTCCTCAATAACAATATTACTGATATTGAGGTGCTTGCATTTTCTCCTTTTGGAGAATTCGAGTTGGCAGATGTAAAATATGATAAACATCTCAAGATCAATGCTTTGTTTGTATCAGACTCTCTACGCCCCGCCGTAGATGATGGTAGAGCTTCGTATATTCCTGTTTTTTTGAGTGAAGTTCCTGAATTATTTTTAAATGATGTATTGCCCACAGATGTTGCTATATTCAATGTATCACCACCTGATAGTCATGGCTTTTGTACATTAGGGGTATCTGTAGATGCTGCCATCTCTGCTCTCAAAAAAGCAAAAGTGTGTATTGCACAAATTAATCCTCAGATGCCTCGTACGCATGGTGATGGCTTTATACATATTAGTAAATTCAAGTATGCTGTTGAGCAAGAAGAAGCTTTACCAGAAATACCACCTCTTGCCATCAGTGATGTAGAAATGAAAATTGGAAAGTTCTGTGCTGGACTTATTGAAGATGGGTCTACCCTACAAATGGGTATTGGTGGTATTCCTAATGCTGTACTTGCTAATCTCAATAACCACAAAGATTTAGGAATCCATACCGAAATGTTTTCGGATGGGGTTGTACCTCTGGTAGAAAGTGGTGTAATTACAGGTAAATACAAAGTAAAACACCCAGGAAAAGTTGTGGCTTGTTTTGTGATGGGAACTAAAAAAGTCTATGATTTTATCCATGACAATCCATTGGTAGCCATGCTTGATGCCAATTATACCAACGAGGATTCTGTAATTCGTGTAAACCCCAAAGTAATAGCCATTAATAGTGCTATTGAAGTAGATTTATTGGGACAAGTTTGTGCTGATACCATTGGTTTGCGTCAATATTCGGGTATAGGTGGACAAATGGATTTTATTCGTGGGGCAGCCCTATCACCTGGTGGAAAACCTATTATTGCTCTGCCTTCCACTACCAACAAAGGACTGTCACGTATCACTGCTCTCCTTAAAAATGGAGCATCTGTAACCACTACAAGAGCTCACGTACATTATATTGTAACAGAATATGGTGTGGCTTATCTTTTTGGGAAAAACATCAAACAAAGAGTAAAAGCTTTGATAGATATTGCCCACCCCAACCACAGAGAAGATTTAGAAAAGCAAGCTTTTGAAAGAATTAAGAAGTTTTGGTAA
- a CDS encoding imidazolonepropionase, with the protein MENQKLIGSFKQAITLRNLPFKGAMKDSSLEILEDVGVWIIDGKIAEIDSFEVLVKKALDENVDILELPAGNWVLTPGFVDCHTHICFAGNRSKDYALRIAGESYLNIAKAGGGILDSVRKTRAAEEEDLTGLTLMRTFEMLTEGVTTAEIKSGYGLSVEDELKMLRAIQRVSLQTPMDVVSTCLAAHTLPPEFTDKKLYLDYLITELFPKIKEENLTKRIDIFVEETAFPYDLAKYYLQKSKEAGFELTIHADQFSTAGSKLAIELEALSADHLEASTDLEIKLFGESNTVAVVLPGASLGLGMPFAPARKLLDAGACVAISTDHNPGSAPMGDLLLQASVLAASQKLSTAETWAGITFRAAKALNLHDRGRLEKYFLADMLAFACDDYREILYWQGKLKPELVWKNGEEVGKHLL; encoded by the coding sequence ATGGAAAATCAAAAACTGATAGGCTCTTTCAAACAAGCCATTACTTTACGCAATTTGCCTTTTAAAGGTGCTATGAAAGATTCCTCCTTAGAAATTTTGGAAGATGTTGGCGTTTGGATTATTGATGGAAAAATTGCAGAAATAGATTCTTTTGAAGTATTGGTAAAAAAAGCTCTTGACGAAAATGTAGATATTTTGGAGCTACCCGCAGGCAATTGGGTGCTTACCCCAGGGTTTGTAGATTGTCATACTCATATTTGTTTTGCTGGTAATCGGTCGAAAGATTATGCCTTGCGTATTGCAGGAGAAAGTTATTTGAACATTGCAAAAGCAGGTGGAGGTATTTTGGATAGTGTCAGAAAAACAAGAGCAGCAGAAGAAGAAGATTTAACAGGACTTACGCTCATGCGAACTTTTGAAATGCTGACTGAAGGCGTTACGACTGCCGAAATAAAAAGTGGTTATGGACTTTCTGTAGAAGATGAACTCAAAATGCTCAGAGCTATTCAAAGGGTTTCTCTACAAACTCCTATGGATGTAGTTTCTACTTGTTTGGCTGCTCATACACTACCACCAGAATTTACAGATAAAAAATTATATCTCGATTATCTCATTACCGAACTTTTCCCAAAAATCAAAGAAGAGAATTTAACCAAACGAATTGACATTTTTGTAGAAGAAACTGCTTTCCCCTACGATTTAGCAAAGTATTATCTCCAAAAATCCAAAGAAGCAGGGTTTGAGCTTACTATCCATGCTGATCAGTTTAGTACAGCAGGCAGTAAATTGGCTATTGAATTAGAAGCCCTCAGTGCAGACCATTTGGAAGCTAGTACAGATTTAGAAATCAAACTATTTGGAGAAAGTAATACAGTGGCTGTTGTACTCCCTGGGGCATCTTTGGGATTAGGAATGCCCTTTGCCCCTGCTCGCAAACTATTAGATGCTGGAGCTTGTGTGGCTATTTCTACTGATCATAACCCTGGTTCTGCTCCTATGGGCGATTTACTTTTACAGGCTTCTGTTTTGGCAGCAAGCCAGAAACTTTCTACTGCTGAAACTTGGGCAGGTATCACTTTTAGGGCTGCCAAAGCGTTAAATTTACATGATAGAGGCAGACTCGAAAAATATTTTCTTGCAGATATGCTTGCTTTTGCCTGTGATGATTACAGAGAAATTCTGTATTGGCAAGGAAAACTTAAACCTGAGTTGGTTTGGAAAAATGGTGAAGAAGTAGGCAAACATTTGTTATAA
- a CDS encoding translation initiation factor IF-2, producing MSEEKTMRLNQAARHFNVATTKIVETLAAKGLSIENNPNFKLNQKQIEVLEKEFRSSLLEKQEATHKSFVAKTLEVKNTKTPEKKKEEEVAQPTEEKETTPVEEVIPSVDVSKKEEIVTKTEDNNTQETEKKVGLSIVGKIDLDAHKKGVQVKKEKENFIKKDNFNKNKDFNKNFHKDKEKPKEIVAEVKKEVVQEVKKENTFKKEEHKGKVEKFQKVEKQPIKEEVVEKKVTVEEDENIPVELIKAKAETLKGLTVLDKIQLPFDSSKKKGKPVASSDTKGDKKKKRKRIKKNRAVETPVNKTGNQDVKKTNPTTTTTTNNNTNTNNNTNTNNNNNKKKRVDKEEPTGKEIQDQIKATFARMGTQKKKSIKKVLKKERENEDSLTEDNSTIRVTEFISASDLANLMNASINEVISKCLGLGMFVSINQRLDAEAITIIADEFGYAVEFISAEEEIEATIQEQQDALEDLVNRPPIVTVMGHVDHGKTSLLDYIRRTNVVAKESGGITQHVGAYSVTTENNKKITFLDTPGHEAFTAMRARGAKLTDVAIIVVAADDSVMPQTREAINHAQLAGVPIVIALSKVDKPGANIDKVKEQLAAENILVEDWGGKYQCQAISSKSGQGINELLEKVLLEAEMLDLKANPDKNAVGAVIDATLDKGRGYVTNILVQSGTLKVGDIILVGALHGRVKAMTDHIGKPIKKAGPSTPVQILGLSGAPQAGDKFQVMNTEREAKEIANKREQILREQSIRATKRLTLGDIGRRIALGSFKQLNLIIKGDVDGSVEALADSLLKLSTEEIQVNVIQKGVGQITETDVNLATISDAVIIGFQVRPSNGAKKLAEQEQVEIRMYSIIYDAINEVKDAMEGMLAPQIEEVIVGNLQIREVFKISRVGTVAGCMVTDGYIKRQSKIRIIRDGIVVHTGELETLKRFKDDVGEVKTNYECGLNIKGFNDIESGDTIEVFEQREVKRTL from the coding sequence ATGTCAGAAGAAAAAACAATGAGATTAAACCAAGCTGCAAGGCATTTTAATGTGGCAACTACCAAAATAGTTGAAACACTTGCTGCCAAAGGTTTGTCCATAGAAAACAACCCCAACTTCAAACTCAACCAAAAGCAAATTGAAGTTTTAGAAAAGGAGTTTCGCTCTTCTTTGTTGGAAAAGCAAGAAGCTACTCACAAGAGCTTTGTTGCTAAAACTTTGGAAGTGAAAAATACAAAGACTCCTGAAAAGAAAAAAGAAGAGGAAGTTGCACAACCCACCGAAGAAAAAGAAACTACACCCGTAGAAGAAGTAATCCCTTCTGTAGATGTATCAAAAAAGGAAGAGATTGTAACCAAAACAGAAGATAACAATACACAAGAAACTGAGAAAAAAGTTGGTTTGAGTATTGTAGGAAAAATAGACTTAGATGCTCATAAGAAAGGTGTACAAGTCAAAAAAGAAAAAGAAAATTTTATCAAAAAAGATAATTTTAATAAGAACAAAGACTTCAATAAGAACTTCCATAAGGATAAAGAAAAGCCTAAAGAAATAGTAGCAGAAGTGAAAAAAGAAGTTGTACAGGAAGTAAAGAAAGAAAATACTTTCAAAAAAGAAGAGCATAAAGGGAAAGTAGAAAAATTCCAAAAAGTAGAAAAACAACCTATCAAAGAAGAAGTGGTAGAGAAAAAAGTTACAGTAGAAGAGGATGAAAATATTCCTGTAGAGCTTATCAAAGCAAAAGCAGAAACACTCAAAGGATTGACTGTTTTAGACAAAATACAACTTCCTTTTGATTCTTCTAAAAAGAAAGGCAAACCTGTTGCATCTTCTGATACAAAAGGTGATAAGAAAAAGAAAAGAAAACGTATTAAGAAAAATAGAGCTGTTGAAACGCCAGTTAATAAAACTGGGAATCAGGATGTTAAAAAGACTAATCCAACAACAACAACTACTACGAATAACAATACTAATACAAACAACAATACAAATACTAATAATAACAATAATAAAAAGAAGCGTGTAGATAAAGAAGAGCCTACTGGTAAGGAAATTCAAGACCAAATCAAGGCTACTTTTGCTCGAATGGGTACTCAGAAGAAAAAATCTATCAAGAAAGTTCTCAAGAAAGAAAGAGAAAATGAAGATAGTCTTACAGAGGATAACTCAACAATTCGTGTAACAGAATTTATTTCAGCAAGTGATTTAGCAAACTTAATGAATGCTTCTATCAACGAAGTAATTTCTAAATGTTTGGGACTGGGAATGTTTGTTTCTATCAATCAACGCCTTGATGCAGAAGCGATTACGATTATTGCAGATGAGTTTGGATATGCAGTTGAATTTATTTCAGCAGAAGAAGAAATTGAAGCAACCATTCAAGAACAACAAGATGCTTTAGAAGATTTAGTCAATCGTCCTCCTATTGTAACTGTAATGGGTCACGTTGACCACGGTAAAACATCGCTTTTGGACTATATTCGTAGAACAAACGTTGTAGCAAAAGAATCGGGAGGAATTACCCAACACGTTGGAGCTTACAGCGTTACAACTGAAAATAATAAGAAAATCACATTTTTAGATACACCTGGACACGAAGCTTTTACAGCAATGCGTGCCAGAGGAGCTAAACTAACGGACGTAGCAATTATTGTAGTAGCTGCCGATGATAGTGTCATGCCTCAAACAAGAGAAGCTATCAACCACGCTCAATTGGCGGGTGTACCAATCGTAATAGCTCTATCTAAAGTTGATAAACCTGGTGCAAATATAGATAAAGTGAAAGAACAATTGGCTGCTGAAAATATATTGGTGGAAGATTGGGGTGGAAAGTATCAGTGTCAAGCCATTTCATCTAAGAGTGGACAAGGTATCAATGAACTTTTAGAAAAAGTTTTATTAGAAGCAGAAATGCTTGATCTGAAAGCAAATCCTGATAAAAATGCAGTGGGTGCTGTAATTGATGCAACACTTGATAAAGGACGTGGTTATGTTACCAACATACTTGTTCAATCAGGAACATTAAAAGTAGGAGATATTATACTAGTAGGAGCTTTACATGGTCGTGTAAAAGCAATGACAGACCACATAGGAAAGCCTATCAAAAAAGCAGGGCCTTCAACACCTGTACAGATTCTTGGTTTGAGTGGAGCTCCACAAGCTGGTGATAAGTTCCAAGTAATGAACACAGAGCGTGAAGCCAAGGAAATTGCTAACAAACGTGAACAAATTTTACGTGAACAAAGTATCAGAGCAACCAAACGCTTAACACTTGGAGATATTGGTAGAAGAATTGCATTGGGTAGCTTCAAACAGTTGAATTTGATTATCAAAGGAGATGTGGATGGTTCTGTAGAAGCATTAGCTGACTCGTTACTAAAACTTTCTACTGAAGAAATTCAAGTAAATGTAATTCAGAAAGGTGTTGGACAGATTACAGAAACAGACGTAAACTTAGCAACTATTTCTGATGCCGTTATCATTGGTTTCCAAGTTCGTCCTTCTAATGGTGCTAAAAAATTAGCAGAGCAAGAACAAGTCGAAATTCGTATGTATTCTATTATTTATGATGCAATCAACGAAGTAAAAGATGCGATGGAAGGTATGCTTGCACCACAAATAGAAGAAGTGATTGTAGGAAACTTACAAATCAGAGAAGTATTTAAGATTTCTCGTGTAGGTACTGTGGCAGGTTGTATGGTAACAGATGGTTATATCAAACGTCAAAGTAAAATACGTATCATCAGAGATGGTATTGTAGTACACACAGGTGAACTTGAAACACTTAAACGTTTTAAAGATGATGTAGGTGAGGTAAAAACTAATTATGAGTGTGGTTTGAACATCAAAGGCTTCAATGATATTGAGTCTGGTGATACTATAGAAGTATTTGAACAAAGAGAAGTAAAAAGAACATTATAA
- a CDS encoding DNA-binding protein, translating to MNNINLLVTISLITIFISLFLSLFLVTVKTEHKLSNRLFAIFLVLTSIDIIGSQGDLLPIPLSARIFISSFFFLQLPTFYLYVLSVCYSDFKLKPRHLIHSIPFLLSNFILFPRFYTRDLASKIRFLDKSSSMLEIQFNHVLIHIQIVLYIIAAFMLLRKAKKIYLENYAGASITSLNWLFQFTVALLVFFGIALLKNIFKFSEYPAISEWLKIGLLVFELIIIFWYLYKALNHPSLFRTIDSKLQLVYTLILEEKENEQLATNEKKYDQKILKLQQYMIEQKPFLNPSLTIQDISVAIEIPVRDLSILINHQLNQHFYDFINTYRIENAMAILKDVTKSKVTILEILYEVGFNSKSSFNTAFKKHTGKTPTEFRNNLSNSVL from the coding sequence ATGAATAACATTAATTTATTAGTAACAATCAGTTTAATAACCATTTTTATCTCATTATTTCTATCCTTGTTTTTGGTTACTGTCAAAACAGAACATAAATTAAGTAATCGTCTTTTTGCTATTTTTCTGGTTCTAACTTCTATCGATATCATCGGAAGTCAAGGCGATTTGTTGCCAATACCTTTGAGTGCACGAATTTTTATAAGCTCCTTTTTTTTCTTACAACTCCCCACTTTTTATTTATATGTATTATCTGTTTGCTATTCTGATTTTAAGTTAAAACCAAGACATTTAATTCATAGTATTCCTTTTTTATTATCAAACTTCATTTTGTTCCCTCGCTTTTATACTAGAGACCTTGCTTCTAAAATTCGTTTTCTTGATAAAAGTAGTAGTATGCTGGAAATACAATTCAATCATGTTTTAATTCACATTCAAATTGTATTATACATCATTGCCGCTTTTATGTTATTGCGAAAAGCAAAAAAAATATATCTTGAAAATTATGCTGGAGCAAGTATAACATCGTTGAATTGGTTATTTCAATTTACTGTGGCATTATTGGTCTTTTTTGGCATCGCTCTATTAAAAAACATCTTTAAATTTTCAGAATATCCTGCTATTTCCGAATGGTTAAAAATTGGACTTTTAGTATTTGAACTGATTATCATTTTTTGGTATTTATATAAAGCATTAAATCATCCTAGTTTATTTAGAACTATTGATTCAAAATTACAATTGGTCTATACTCTTATTTTAGAAGAGAAAGAGAATGAACAATTAGCTACAAATGAAAAAAAGTATGATCAAAAAATATTGAAATTGCAACAATATATGATTGAACAAAAACCATTTTTAAATCCTTCCTTAACGATTCAAGATATTTCTGTTGCTATTGAAATTCCTGTTCGAGACCTATCTATTTTAATTAATCATCAATTAAATCAGCATTTTTACGATTTCATCAATACCTATCGTATAGAGAATGCTATGGCTATTTTAAAAGATGTTACAAAAAGTAAGGTTACTATTTTAGAAATTCTATATGAAGTAGGTTTTAATTCAAAATCTTCATTTAATACTGCTTTTAAAAAACACACGGGTAAAACACCAACCGAATTCCGTAACAATCTATCAAACAGTGTTTTGTAA
- a CDS encoding methyltransferase produces MEFLPTLIAQYSEDNTSLEPDYLQELVRETHLKVLMPRMLSGHLQGRFLSMISYLLAPKRVLEIGTYTGYSALCLAEGLPIDGKIITLDINEELEGIVTKYIKKGGFEGKIEYKTGNALEIIPTLQETWDLVFIDADKINYLEYYHLVFDKVRSGGWIIADNVLWSGKVVEEVKANDKDTNALLNFNKFVQEDPRVENILLPIRDGLMIARKK; encoded by the coding sequence ATGGAATTTTTACCCACACTCATTGCTCAATACTCCGAAGACAATACAAGCCTAGAGCCTGATTATCTTCAAGAACTTGTACGAGAAACACATCTAAAGGTGTTGATGCCTCGTATGCTTTCAGGGCATTTGCAGGGCAGGTTTTTATCTATGATTTCCTATTTACTTGCTCCCAAAAGGGTTTTGGAAATAGGTACTTATACGGGCTATTCAGCTTTATGTCTTGCAGAAGGCTTGCCTATTGATGGAAAAATTATCACTCTTGACATCAATGAAGAATTAGAAGGTATTGTTACAAAATATATTAAAAAAGGTGGCTTTGAGGGTAAAATAGAATATAAAACGGGGAATGCTTTAGAAATTATTCCAACACTTCAAGAAACGTGGGATTTGGTATTTATTGATGCAGATAAAATCAATTATTTAGAATACTATCATTTGGTATTTGATAAAGTTCGTTCAGGTGGGTGGATTATTGCCGATAATGTTTTGTGGAGTGGTAAAGTTGTAGAAGAGGTAAAAGCCAATGATAAAGATACAAATGCTTTATTAAACTTTAACAAGTTTGTGCAAGAAGACCCAAGAGTTGAAAATATCTTATTGCCTATCAGGGACGGATTGATGATAGCTCGAAAAAAATAA
- a CDS encoding pyrroline-5-carboxylate reductase — protein sequence MRILIIGGGNMGKTYADNFIANHAVKPEDLHILVHRPESVTHFLSLGFKNVYHEVGEYIRNMELIILSVKPQDTKELFPLLVPFIHEKQMILSVMAGVKMENIQKALPQIKKIVRAMPNLPSMIGMGMTGFTSTENVNKSELFWIHNLLNTTGKSLYFDNENQLDAVTAISGSGPAYVYYFMDAMIKAAIHMGFTQNQAEVLVEQTFLGAVHLKKRNDLTCQEWIQKVASKGGTTEAALERFEVLEVNQGIEKGLEDAFKRAVELGN from the coding sequence ATGAGAATATTGATTATTGGTGGTGGAAACATGGGGAAGACCTATGCAGATAATTTTATTGCAAATCATGCAGTAAAACCTGAAGACCTTCATATTTTGGTACATCGCCCAGAAAGTGTAACACATTTTCTATCTTTAGGCTTTAAAAATGTATATCATGAAGTAGGTGAATACATTAGAAATATGGAATTGATTATTCTTTCTGTAAAACCTCAAGACACAAAAGAATTATTTCCATTACTTGTACCTTTTATACATGAAAAACAGATGATTTTGTCTGTTATGGCTGGTGTGAAAATGGAAAATATTCAAAAAGCTTTGCCACAAATAAAAAAAATTGTGAGAGCTATGCCTAATTTACCCTCCATGATTGGAATGGGGATGACAGGATTTACTTCTACTGAAAATGTAAATAAATCAGAACTTTTTTGGATACATAACTTACTCAATACCACAGGAAAATCTCTATATTTTGATAATGAAAACCAGTTGGATGCTGTAACAGCTATTTCGGGTAGTGGACCAGCTTATGTTTATTATTTTATGGATGCCATGATTAAAGCAGCCATACATATGGGATTTACACAAAATCAAGCTGAAGTGCTTGTAGAACAAACTTTTTTAGGAGCAGTCCACCTTAAAAAAAGAAACGACCTTACCTGCCAAGAATGGATACAAAAAGTAGCTTCCAAAGGTGGTACTACTGAAGCTGCTCTCGAACGTTTTGAAGTTTTAGAAGTAAATCAAGGTATTGAAAAAGGGTTGGAAGATGCTTTTAAAAGAGCTGTAGAGTTAGGAAATTAA